The following proteins come from a genomic window of Henningerozyma blattae CBS 6284 chromosome 4, complete genome:
- the APC9 gene encoding anaphase promoting complex subunit 9 (similar to Saccharomyces cerevisiae APC9 (YLR102C); ancestral locus Anc_8.291) — protein MSLANTDDYDCTPLCDKITIRESKKESWLKSEQASHCLIFHKNGHSRDDIANYRPDLQISCGEKSFFNNKEPQCRPNIRKTEGRNPYAISDKRLNYEKGKRSLTDSSPQMIIKQEKMELSQFWLNSDLVDSLDMREIHKQYLTMKNEMSLIAEIRKEILSVQPNFSNDDDDYPFA, from the coding sequence ATGAGCTTAGCAAATACTGATGATTATGACTGTACGCCATTATGTGATAAGATAACTATTAGGGAGAGTAAAAAAGAATCATGGCTAAAGTCAGAACAAGCCTCACATTgtctaatttttcataaaaaTGGCCACTCTAGAGATGATATAGCCAATTATCGTCCTGATCTTCAGATAAGTTGTGGTGAAAAATcgttttttaataataaagaaccTCAATGCAGACCAAATATTCGAAAGACAGAAGGTAGAAATCCATATGCTATCAGTGATAAACGACTTAACTATGAGAAAGGTAAACGTTCACTAACTGATTCTTCTCCTCAAATGATCATCAAACAGGAGAAAATGGAATTAAGCCAATTTTGGCTAAATTCTGATCTAGTAGATTCATTAGATATGAGAGAGATACataaacaatatttaactATGAAAAACGAAATGTCTTTAATTGCagaaattagaaaagaaatattatcagTTCAACCAAACTTTtctaatgatgatgatgactATCCTTTTgcataa
- the ERG27 gene encoding 3-keto-steroid reductase (similar to Saccharomyces cerevisiae ERG27 (YLR100W); ancestral locus Anc_8.289): MTTSTPERVSKRKVAIITGTNSNLGLNIAFRLIEQVEPNINLTLIVTSRTLPRAQEVIDQIKHFVETNLERDDVLVNYDYLLIDFADMISILNGFYDVVKKYKAINYFFANAAQGTYKGIHWFKAIKQVCQEPLESVTTPNYRMQYVGVKSKDDMGLVFQTNVFGPYYFIQKLMPLLAAGNARIIWISSLMSNPEYLSMNDLQLIKSDISYEGSKRLIDLIHLGTYKQLREKGVYQYVVHPGIFTSKSMTKFLNVVSFYGMILLFYLARYLGSVWHTINGYKAAIAPLHAAMMSTEYEQDQRLKFGSATYRDGYEHVITEEIDSTGATDVAKYFQELVNEWDQKLKDQIVNTRKPI; this comes from the coding sequence ATGACAACTTCTACACCCGAGAGAGTCAGCAAAAGAAAGGTTGCCATCATCACAGGGACAAACAGCAACTTAGGTCTCAATATTGCGTTTAGATTAATCGAGCAAGTTGAACctaatatcaatttaaCTCTTATTGTTACTTCACGTACTTTACCAAGAGCTCAGGAAGTAATAGACCAAATAAAGCATTTTGTCGAAACAAACCTAGAACGTGATGACGTTTTAGTTAATTACGACTACctattaattgattttgcAGATATGATTAGTATATTAAATGGCTTTTATGATGTTGTGAAGAAATATAAGgctattaattatttttttgctaATGCTGCACAAGGCACTTATAAAGGAATTCATTGGTTTAAAGCAATTAAACAAGTTTGTCAGGAACCATTAGAATCTGTTACCACTCCTAACTATCGAATGCAATATGTGGGTGTCAAATCTAAAGATGATATGGGCCTTGTATTTCAAACTAATGTATTTGGtccttattattttattcaaaaattaatgcCCTTGTTAGCAGCAGGGAATGCAAGGATTATTTGGATTTCCAGTTTAATGTCCAATCctgaatatttatcaatgaATGATTTACAACTGATTAAATCTGATATATCATATGAAGGCTCTAAGAGATTGATTGATCTGATACATTTAGGTACATACAAGCAATTGAGAGAGAAAGGCGTCTATCAATATGTAGTACACCCAGGTATTTTTACCAGTAAATCTATGACAAAATTCTTAAATGTAGTATCATTTTATGGTATGattttactattttatttagcCCGTTATTTAGGCTCCGTTTGGCATACGATAAATGGATATAAAGCTGCTATTGCACCATTACATGCGGCAATGATGTCTACTGAATATGAACAAGATCAAAGACTAAAATTTGGTTCTGCTACATACAGAGATGGCTATGAGCATGTAATAACCGAGGAAATAGATTCAACTGGTGCTACAGACGTCGCTAAATACTTTCAAGAATTAGTGAACGAATGGGACCAAAAGTTAAAAGATCAAATTGTAAATACTAGAAAGCCCATATAA
- the MTC5 gene encoding Mtc5p (similar to Saccharomyces cerevisiae YDR128W; ancestral locus Anc_8.288) has translation MPGYVGGDPYQSPTFGKSLSLRVDGGFNAVSINPSGRDVVLASRQGLYVINLDDPFSPPRWVYDKTPWQVADVQWCPHPAKPYWVVSTSNQKAIIWNLARSSVNAVEYVLHGHSRAVTDITFNFDHPDLLATCSIDTYIHAWDMRSPNRPFYTTTDWHSGASQVQWNYKQSNILASAQGNDVCIWDLRMGSTPLYKLSDHSGSVNNIDFNKHRGTEIMTSSNDGTVKFWDYSKSSTRPMKTIRTNFPVWRGRYSPFGEGFLVMPTVGGGNSVFMQNLSPKDFEEEDSVESNLQPVYVFKGHTNFVTDFIWRSRHSYNTDIDDREFQLITWSKDCDLRLWPLTDDIYENMDFERGKRLQEKFPNYEYSSYNREPESSHIMPKDSYKARKEIFVTTSGTRNNNDLNHITWLSGVRMNHSNSSEDLFKTNKYQNLGEEVSAIGHKFPKIVFEKISVSTGELIITLNGPWSEITPGESIFLRIEVQIPNKYPSKGRIPIFHIEENSNLSQNQRSKIISSLKDISKKYSELNLYCLEPCIKFILGEEVDLNNLADGKDDFSSFDLADKLYFEDFSSLSSSDILSKNLSDLSSDSEDESFKVDLAKQQSNPLTNNMAGRDLQFDSTPVPNECGAVWSPTGQLFCFFTNNSSSNKAQNNFLKLRVKMNLKNNNLKRSELKSIMEDKGPNQANSNNEQSKNIRPKRYVDIIAASSNNLSSNNFTYSSDNDDSNEESSDEFSDDWGDILKNDLNFKTKFSTMNEFLPQVLTSLQSGSMKGLESLRKTKNCVIQKDFSYLIPDKRELALEYQFIDAHPEELARINASVSNSYGYDEISHCWQALSDLLMEQEDVNPYTLIWDNHPMGIRWFINQAIIYFESQNNLQMLAMLACVLANFNKDIGSNDLIENDNEYIETMKRVESVVTFSHFENNDSRFDSQSLHSVGHHRKTSSFSETQRRSLFTTSPDNTSIQSDDYFNFRASHSNHPSTYEMNHRGSFRSQRTNTNLQLNAAFQGKQILPIANIHFELIDDEVIDAIENPIHTFFAIEDISKLQWYQYQYSKLLFRWGLPIERAKLLKLDINSVGIKDKNNTRQNSYLNSKGEFYVDNQFLHTDNIGTIGINWRENVDNDLTFKNCVYCNHPADRSVFICGNCQHIMHPKCAQVWWKVDSECPSGCGCHCPDVFDLE, from the coding sequence ATGCCTGGTTATGTTGGTGGTGATCCATATCAATCTCCAACTTTTGGAAAATCACTGTCTTTGAGAGTTGATGGGGGATTTAATGCGGTATCTATAAATCCATCAGGAAGAGATGTGGTCCTAGCTAGTAGACAAGGACTATATGTTATTAACCTTGATGATCCCTTCTCACCACCGAGGTGGGTTTATGACAAGACTCCATGGCAAGTAGCGGATGTTCAATGGTGTCCACACCCGGCTAAGCCGTATTGGGTTGTTTCGACCTCTAACCAAAAGGCAATTATTTGGAATTTAGCTAGATCTTCAGTCAATGCGGTGGAATATGTTCTTCATGGGCATTCCAGAGCTGTCACAGACATAACCTTTAATTTTGATCACCCTGATTTACTAGCAACATGTTCAATTGACACATACATTCATGCATGGGATATGAGAAGTCCTAATAGACCATTCTACACGACTACAGATTGGCATTCTGGTGCTAGTCAAGTACAATGGAATTACAAGCAATCGAATATATTAGCTTCTGCTCAAGGTAATGATGTATGTATTTGGGATTTAAGAATGGGTTCTACTCCTTTGTACAAATTATCTGATCATTCAGGGAgtgtaaataatattgattttaataagCATCGTGGAACAGAAATTATGACGTCTTCAAATGACGGAACTGTTAAATTTTGGgattattcaaaatctAGTACAAGACCAATGAAAACAATTCGGACTAACTTTCCCGTATGGAGGGGACGTTATAGTCCATTTGGAGAAGGTTTTTTGGTTATGCCTACCGTAGGCGGTGGTAATTCTGTTTTTATGCAAAACTTAAGTCCAaaagattttgaagaagaagattctGTAGAAAGTAATTTACAACCTGTTTATGTTTTCAAAGGTCATACAAATTTTGTGACAGATTTTATTTGGAGATCAAGACATTCATACAATACCGATATTGATGATAGagaatttcaattaatcaCTTGGTCGAAAGATTGTGATCTTAGGTTATGGCCACTTACTGATGATATATATGAGAATATGGATTTTGAACGTGGGAAGAGACTGCaagaaaaatttccaaattacGAATATTCTTCATATAATAGAGAGCCAGAAAGTTCTCATATTATGCCCAAAGATAGCTATAAAGCCcgaaaagaaatatttgtaaCGACCTCTGgaacaagaaataataatgatttgaaCCATATTACTTGGTTGTCTGGTGTTCGTATGAACcattctaattcttcagaagatttatttaagaCAAACAAATATCAGAATCTTGGTGAAGAAGTCAGTGCGATTGGGCACAAATTCCcaaaaattgtttttgaGAAAATTTCTGTATCGACAGGTGAATTGATTATTACTTTAAACGGGCCATGGTCAGAGATTACTCCAGGtgaatcaatatttttaagaattGAAGTTCAAATCCCAAATAAATATCCCAGTAAAGGTCGTATACCCATATTCCacattgaagaaaatagtAACCTATCACAAAATCAAAGGTCAAAGATTATCTCTTCCTTGAAAgatatatcaaaaaaatactcCGAACTTAACTTATATTGTTTAGAGCCTTGCATTAAATTTATACTAGGAGAAGAAGTTGatcttaataatttagcAGATGGTAAGGATGATTTTTCCAGTTTCGATCTGGCAGATAAACTATATTTTGAGGATTTTTCCTCCTTATCTAGCTCTGATATTCTATCTAAAAACTTATCTGATTTATCATCAGATTCAGAAGATGAATCATTTAAAGTGGATCTTGCAAAACAACAGAGCAATCCACTCACGAATAACATGGCTGGAAGGGATCTTCAATTTGATAGTACCCCCGTTCCAAATGAATGTGGAGCGGTATGGTCTCCAACTGGGCAATTATTCTgtttttttacaaataattcatcgaGTAATAAAgctcaaaataatttcttgaaattaCGAGTTAAAATGaacttaaaaaataataatttaaaaagaagTGAATTAAAGTCTATTATGGAAGATAAAGGTCCTAATCAAGCCAATAGCAATAATGAACagtcaaaaaatataagacCTAAACGGTACGTAGATATAATTGCAGCGTCATCCAATAAcctttcttcaaataattttacttATTCTAGTGATAATGATGACTCTAATGAAGAAAGCTCTGATGAATTTTCTGATGATTGGGgtgatatattaaaaaacgacttaaattttaaaactaaaTTTTCGACGATGAACGAATTTTTGCCTCAGGTATTAACATCATTACAATCTGGGTCTATGAAAGGCCTTGAATCCTTGagaaaaactaaaaattgtgtaattcaaaaagacttttcatatttaataCCTGATAAGAGAGAGCTTGCCTTAGAATACCAATTTATTGATGCACATCCGGAAGAATTGGCAAGAATCAACGCTTCCGTTAGTAACAGTTACGGTTATGACGAAATAAGTCACTGCTGGCAAGCACTTTCTGATTTACTTATGGAGCAAGAAGATGTAAATCCTTATACGTTAATATGGGACAATCATCCTATGGGCATTCGTTGGTTTATTAATCAagcaataatatattttgaatctcaaaataatttacagATGTTAGCAATGTTGGCCTGTGTTTTAGCAAACTTCAATAAAGATATTGGTtctaatgatttaatagaaaatgataatgaatatattgaaacaaTGAAAAGGGTTGAAAGTGTTGTAACATTTAGCCATTTCGAGAATAATGATTCTAGATTCGATAGCCAATCACTTCACTCTGTTGGTCATCATAGAAAAACATCGAGTTTCTCTGAAACGCAGAGAAGATCTTTGTTTACAACATCCCCTGACAACACATCGATCCAGTCTgatgattattttaatttcaggGCATCTCATTCTAACCATCCAAGCACATATGAGATGAATCATAGAGGTAGTTTTAGATCACAACGgacaaatacaaatttacAACTAAATGCAGCTTTCCAAGGCAAGCAAATATTACCGATAGCAAACATacattttgaattaattgatgatGAGGTAATTGACGCAATCGAAAACCCGATTCACACATTTTTCGCCATTGAAGATATATCCAAACTTCAATGGTaccaatatcaatattctaaattattattccgCTGGGGATTACCAATTGAGCGTGCCaaactattaaaattagatatCAATTCAGTAGGAATCAAGGACAAGAACAACACGAGACAAAATAGCTACCTAAACTCAAAGGGCGAATTCTATGTAGATAATCAATTTCTGCATACTGACAACATTGGTACTATTGGTATTAATTGGCGAGAAAATGTAGATAACGatttaacttttaaaaattgtgtTTATTGTAATCACCCAGCTGATCGTAGTGTGTTCATTTGTGGTAATTGCCAACATATTATGCATCCAAAGTGTGCCCAAGTGTGGTGGAAGGTAGACTCAGAGTGCCCTTCTGGCTGTGGTTGTCACTGTCCCGACGTTTTTGATCTTGAATAA
- the ARO1 gene encoding pentafunctional protein ARO1p (similar to Saccharomyces cerevisiae ARO1 (YDR127W); ancestral locus Anc_8.287) gives MVQLEKVPILGKAIIHVGHNIHKHMVETIISNCKSSTYVLINDTNILKVPYYKEFVNSFEKSLPPASRLLRYVIKPGESSKNRKTKAEIEDYMLTKGCTRDTVVIALGGGVVGDMIGFVAATFMRGVRVVQIPTSLLSMVDSSIGGKTAIDTPLGKNFIGSFWQPQFVLIDIKWLETLPKREFINGMAEVIKTACIWNADEFTRLEENASLFLNIVNNSKMTKNSDGDDITFTDINSMLEHTYKLVLESVKVKADVVSSDERESSLRNLLNFGHTIGHAYEAILTPQALHGECVSIGMVKEAELSRYLGILSPTQVSRLVKILVAYGLPVSPKEPWFKQLTLNKSTPLDTLLAKMSIDKKNDGSKKKSVLLENIGKCYGTSAHVVSDEDLRFVLTDETLVYPFSNIKETQEKIITPPGSKSISNRALILAALGEGSCKIKNLLHSDDTKHMLNAIQELKGAKITWEDNGDTVVLEGHGGKTLTASENPLYLGNAGTASRFLTSLAALVNSSSTQDYIVLTGNARMQQRPIGPLVDSLRTNGTKIDYLKDDGCLPLKIYTDTKLRGGKIELAATVSSQYVSSILMCAPYAEEPVTLSLVGGKPISKLYVDMTIKMMEKFGIKVETSKTEPYTYHIPKGNYVNPTEYVIESDASSATYPLAFAAMTGTTVTIPNIGYESLQGDARFATDVLRPMGCKVEQTASSTTVTGPSKAKLTPLKHIDMEPMTDAFLTACVVAAIANDQNNPTSRNTTTIEGIANQRVKECNRIEAMATQLAKFGVETDELPDGIRVHGLKTIDDLKVPSDDNGPVGVCTYDDHRVAMSFSLLAGMVNSSKKLNDENVNPVRILERSCTGKTWPGWWDVLHTELGAKLDGAEPLSFTHGTSRKSVVLIGMRAAGKTTISKWCSAALGYKLIDMDDYFEEQWGKGSVKEFVAENGWEEFRRLETQYFKEVIEKYGDSGYVFSTGGGIVESGEARKIMNEFTASGGFVLHLHRDIEETIVFLNSDPTRPAYVEEIREVWNRRESWYELYSNYTFFAPHCANEIEFQNLRRAFQCYITRITGVSKVQLPTKRSSFVCLTFNDLTKEVDNLRAITYGCDAVEVRVDHLSDLNCANVSKQISILRTSTDSLPIIFTVRTEEQGGKFPNKEIKLLKKLFLLALKAGVEFIDIELTLPTSVQYMVLNSKGKTRVIGSHHDFNGSYGWEEPEWENRYNQALAMDVDIIKFVGSAKKFSDNLALERFRENHTSKPLIAVNMSALGKISRVLNPFMTPITSELLPGVAAPGQLSLSEINKIYTTIGGFTEKKLYVVGSPISHSRSPILHNTGYNILGLPYKFDKFETDNVARVKEALLDGEPQLGGLAVTIPLKLDIMQYMSELTDAAKIIGAVNTVIPLGNGKFKGDNTDWLGIVNSLIGNGVPEKLSNTCGLIVGAGGTSRAAVYALKQLGCSKIYMINRTTTKLHELKKQFPEEYNIIIPETVDDVEKIKESVSIAVSCVPADKSLDSELLSKLERFLNKKPRVSYVPTLLEAAYKPVQTPVMKLAHEKYQWVTIPGSQLLVYQGVAQFEQWTGFKAPFKAIFDAVTRD, from the coding sequence ATGGTTCAATTAGAAAAGGTACCAATATTGGGTAAGGCAATTATCCATGTTGGTCACAACATTCATAAGCATATGGTTGAAACGATCATCTCAAACTGCAAATCCTCGACGTATGTTTTAATCAATGATACTaacattttaaaagttCCTTATTATAAGGAATTTGTCAActcttttgaaaaaagtttaCCACCAGCTTCTCGTTTATTAAGATACGTCATTAAACCAGGGGAATCaagtaaaaatagaaaaaccAAAGcagaaattgaagattaCATGTTAACTAAAGGATGTACCAGAGATACTGTTGTAATTGCTCTTGGTGGTGGTGTGGTTGGTGATATGATTGGATTTGTTGCAGCTACTTTTATGAGAGGTGTGCGTGTTGTTCAAATCCCAACGTCTTTGCTTTCAATGGTTGATTCTTCAATTGGTGGGAAAACCGCTATTGATACTCCGTTAGGGAAGAATTTCATCGGTAGCTTTTGGCAACCACAATTTgtattaattgatattaaatgGTTGGAAACTTTGCCAAAAAGAGAATTCATTAATGGTATGGCTGAGGTTATAAAGACCGCCTGTATTTGGAATGCTGATGAATTCACAAGGTTAGAAGAAAACGCttctttgtttttaaatattgttaaCAATTCTAAAATGACTAAAAATTCCGATGGTGATGATATTACATTCACGGATATTAATTCTATGTTAGAACATACTTATAAGTTAGTTTTGGAAAGTGTCAAAGTCAAAGCTGACGTTGTTTCTTCTGATGAACGTGAATCTAGCTTAAGAAACCTACTAAATTTTGGCCATACAATTGGTCATGCTTATGAGGCTATTTTAACTCCTCAAGCCTTGCATGGTGAATGTGTGTCAATTGGTATGGTTAAGGAGGCTGAATTGTCTCGCTATTTAGGTATCTTGTCACCAACTCAAGTTTCTCGTTTGGTAAAAATCCTAGTAGCATATGGTTTACCCGTTTCTCCTAAGGAACCTTGGTTTAAACAATTAACTCTAAACAAATCAACTCCTCTAGATACTTTATTAGCTAAAATGAGTATtgataagaaaaatgaCGGCTCAAAGAAAAAGTCAGTTCTTTTAGAGAATATTGGTAAATGTTACGGTACTTCAGCTCATGTTGTTTCTGATGAAGACTTGAGATTTGTTTTAACTGATGAAACCTTAGTTTATCCATTCAGTAATATCAAAGAAACTCaagaaaagattattaCTCCACCAGGCTCTAAGTCAATATCGAATCGTGCTTTAATATTGGCTGCATTAGGTGAAGGTTCttgtaaaattaaaaatttgcTACATTCTGATGATACAAAGCATATGTTAAACGCAATTCAGGAATTAAAAGGAGCTAAGATTACTTGGGAAGATAACGGTGATACCGTTGTTTTAGAAGGTCACGGCGGTAAAACTTTAACTGCTTCAGAAAATCCTTTGTATTTGGGTAATGCTGGTACTGCATCAAGATTTTTGACTTCTCTTGCTGCTTTAGTTAACTCTTCATCCACTCAAGACTATATTGTATTAACTGGTAATGCTAGAATGCAACAAAGACCTATTGGTCCATTAGTGGATTCATTACGTACAAACGGTACTAAgattgattatttgaaagatgACGGATGCTTGCctctaaaaatttatacAGACACTAAACTAAGGGGTGGGAAAATTGAATTAGCTGCGACAGTCTCCTCTCAATATGTATCTTCTATATTAATGTGTGCTCCATATGCAGAAGAGCCAGTAACTTTGTCTTTAGTTGGTGGTAAACCAATCTCCAAATTATATGTTGATATGACCATAAAGATGATGGAAAAATTTGGTATTAAAGTAGAAACTTCCAAAACAGAGCCTTATACCTACCATATTCCTAAAGGTAATTATGTTAATCCAACAGAATATGTTATCGAAAGTGATGCCTCAAGTGCAACCTATCCATTAGCATTTGCTGCTATGACCGGTACCACAGTGACTATTCCAAATATCGGATATGAATCTTTACAAGGTGATGCTAGATTCGCAACTGACGTTTTGAGACCAATGGGATGTAAAGTAGAACAGACCGCTTCTTCCACAACAGTCACTGGTCCTTCTAAAGCTAAATTGACTCCTTTGAAACATATAGATATGGAACCAATGACTGATGCATTTTTAACTGCTTGTGTTGTTGCTGCAATTGCAAATGATCAAAACAACCCTACATCTAGAAATACCACAACTATTGAAGGTATTGCTAACCAAAGGGTGAAAGAATGTAATAGAATCGAGGCTATGGCTACTCAACTGGCAAAATTTGGCGTTGAAACTGATGAACTTCCAGATGGTATCCGCGTTCATGGTTTAAAAACTATCGATGATCTGAAAGTCCCTTCAGATGATAATGGACCTGTTGGTGTTTGTACTTATGATGATCATCGTGTTGCAATGAGTTTCTCTTTATTAGCTGGTATGGTTAACTCAAGCAAGAAActtaatgatgaaaatgtaAATCCAGTCAGAATATTAGAAAGAAGTTGTACTGGTAAAACTTGGCCAGGCTGGTGGGATGTATTACATACTGAATTAGGTGCTAAGCTCGATGGTGCTGAGCCATTATCTTTCACACATGGTACAAGCCGGAAAAGTGTTGTTTTAATCGGTATGAGAGCAGCAGGTAAGACTACAATTAGTAAATGGTGTTCAGCAGCATTAGGGTATAAACTAATTGATATGGACGATTATTTTGAAGAGCAATGGGGCAAAGGATCTGTAAAAGAATTTGTCGCTGAAAATGGATGGGAAGAATTTAGGAGATTGGAAACCCAATACTTCAAAGaagttattgaaaaatacgGTGATTCCGGTTATGTCTTTTCGACAGGTGGTGGTATTGTTGAGAGTGGTGAAGCTCGAAAAATTATGAATGAGTTTACAGCCTCAGGTGGCTTTGTCTTACACTTGCATAGagatattgaagaaacCATTGTGTTCCTAAATAGTGATCCTACAAGACCAGCTTATGTCGAAGAAATTAGGGAGGTCTGGAACAGAAGAGAGAGTTGGTACGAATTATACTCTAACTATACCTTCTTTGCTCCTCATTGTGCTAATGAAATCGAATTCCAAAATTTAAGAAGAGCTTTTCAGTGTTACATAACTCGTATTACAGGTGTATCCAAGGTGCAGCTACCAACCAAAAGATCTTCCTTTGTTTGTCTAACTTTCAACGATTTAACTAAAGAAGTTGACAACTTGCGTGCTATTACTTATGGCTGTGATGCTGTAGAGGTAAGGGTTGACCATTTATCCGATTTGAATTGTGCTAATGTAAGTAaacaaatttcaattttacgTACTTCAACAGATAGCCTACCAATAATATTCACTGTTAGAACAGAAGAGCAGGGTGGTAAATTCccaaataaagaaattaaactATTGAAAAAGCTATTTTTACTTGCCTTGAAAGCAGGTGTAGAATTTATTGACATTGAGTTAACATTACCAACCAGTGTTCAATATATGGTTCTAAACAGCAAAGGTAAAACCAGAGTCATTGGCTCGCACCATGATTTCAACGGATCATATGGTTGGGAAGAACCTGAATGGGAGAATAGATACAATCAAGCTTTGGCAATGGAtgttgatattattaaatttgtcGGTTCGGCTAAAAAATTCAGTGATAATTTAGCATTAGAAAGATTCAGAGAAAATCATACATCTAAACCATTGATTGCTGTCAATATGTCTGCTTTGGGTAAAATTTCCAGGGTTTTAAATCCATTTATGACTCCAATTACAAGTGAATTATTACCAGGTGTTGCTGCTCCCGGTCAGTTATCTCTATctgaaataaataaaatttatacTACAATTGGTGGATTTACTGAAAAGAAGTTATACGTTGTTGGTTCCCCAATTAGTCACTCAAGATCTCCCATCTTACATAATACTggttataatattttgggCTTGCCATACAAATTTGACAAATTTGAAACTGATAATGTTGCTAGAGTTAAAGAAGCATTATTAGATGGTGAACCTCAATTAGGCGGTTTGGCTGTTACTATTCCATTAAAGTTGGACATAATGCAATATATGTCAGAATTAACCGATGCTGCTAAAATCATAGGTGCCGTAAACACTGTTATTCCATTAGGTAatggaaaatttaaagGGGATAACACTGATTGGCTTGGTATTGTCAATTCATTGATTGGTAATGGTGTACCAGAAAAATTGAGCAATACTTGTGGATTAATTGTTGGTGCAGGTGGTACTTCAAGAGCAGCAGTCTACGCTTTGAAACAACTAGGTTGttccaaaatatatatgatcAATAGGACTACAACTAAATTACATGAACTAAAAAAGCAATTTCCTGAAGAATataacattattattccCGAAACTGTTGATGATGTAGAGAAGATTAAAGAATCTGTTTCAATTGCTGTAAGCTGTGTTCCGGCAGATAAGTCTCTAGATTCTGAACTACTAAGTAAATTGGAAagatttttgaataaaaaaccTAGAGTTTCATATGTTCCAACTTTATTAGAAGCGGCTTATAAGCCTGTACAGACACCTGTTATGAAATTAGCACATGAGAAATATCAATGGGTTACAATTCCAGGCTCTCAGTTACTAGTCTATCAAGGTGTTGCCCAATTTGAACAATGGACAGGCTTTAAAGCTCCTTTCAAGGCTATTTTTGATGCCGTCACCAGAGATTGA